One window from the genome of Brachionichthys hirsutus isolate HB-005 chromosome 19, CSIRO-AGI_Bhir_v1, whole genome shotgun sequence encodes:
- the smtna gene encoding smoothelin-like protein 1, whose translation MASQASAGSTSLSREQLVTIEDEEVLNKMLDNATDFDERRMIRTALRDLLKKKRDKREQDRGSRQQDLKQQGLSKGGTAGAAVSIGRASVNQQPAKNKSQSHPSPSAGGPPSAAVASAQKCPPAAAPNVKNVKQMLLEWCRAKTEPYEGVEIHNFSSSWKDGIAFCALVHRFFPDAFEYSILNPSKPRENFQLAFSTAERLAGCPPLLDADDLVRMKEPDWKCVYTYIQEFYRCLVEKGLVKTKKRL comes from the exons ATGGCGTCTCAAGCCAGCGCCGGTTCCACATCGTTGTCCAGGGAACAACTGGTCACTATTGAGGATGAGGAGGTTCTCAACAAGATG CTGGATAATGCCACAGACTTTGACGAAAGACGTATGATTCGCACCGCGCTGAGGGACctgctgaagaaaaagagag ATAAACGGGAGCAGGACCGCGGGTCGAGGCAGCAGGACTTGAAACAGCAGGGCCTGAGCAAAGGGGGTACCGCGGGGGCAGCTGTGAGCATAGGCAGAGCATCTGTGAACCAGCAGCCAGCAAAGAACA AGTCACAAAGTCATCCTTCTCCATCAGCTGGCGG TCCGCCCAGTGCTGCTGTAGCTTCAGCCCAGAAatgtcctcctgctgcagcaccaaatgttaaaaatgtcaaGCAGATGCTTCTGGAGTGGTGTCGGGCCAAAACAGAGCCATATGAG GGGGTCGAAATCCACAACTTCTCTTCAAGTTGGAAAGATGGGATAGCTTTCTGTGCCTTGGTGCACCGGTTCTTTCCTGATGCGTTTGAGTACTCGATCCTCAACCCCTCCAAACCCAGAGAAAACTTCCAGCTGGCTTTCAGCACCGCAGA GAGGCTGGCAGGCTGCCCTCCTCTGCTCGATGCCGACGACTTAGTTCGGATGAAAGAGCCAGATTGGAAGTGCGTGTACACGTACATCCAGGAGTTCTACCGCTGCCTGGTGGAGAAAGGCCTGGTCAAGACCAAAAAGCGACTGTAG